Part of the Bicyclus anynana chromosome 3, ilBicAnyn1.1, whole genome shotgun sequence genome is shown below.
GAATCACTTGAGATTATAATAACGTATAGGAATTGGTTAATTGAtggagattttatttttcagttaattTGCAAGCAGTTAGCTTGATTGCTTCGTCTCTTCGAATGGCAAGTACGGCTACAGTGTATCGGAGATTTGAAAGGGAAAAGTTGTGCGGCCGGAAATATCCATGGGGATCTAAAGCAGAAGGCCGAGTTGAAAACGCAAATGAAGACAACGTCGATCAAACGAACAACAACGATCAAACGAAGACCAATTACGAACCAATAATCAAACGAGATTCGTTCACTTCGCATAAGACGCACGACAACCGGGAGCAAGCGAATAGtgatttaatacaattttccCCTCGGAGTTCAGAAGTTCATGAAACATTTTACGACGATTACATAGATTCGAGTTCAGACTTAAGTTTGGGGGATTTACCCCCTGTTACTCGCAACGAGAACTATGACAGTGACGATGAATACGTTCGACCTATCTCCATTATAGACCGAGTAGCCCCGCTCAGGCGTGCTACACAATACACAATTGAAACCGTGTATGTTCCTCCGCCGCCGGCAGTGCCTGCGCCGCGGCCGGGCTCGTTCGCCGTGTGGGCGGAGAAATTAGTTGAAAACGCCGAGGCGATCCCCACCTGGCTGTCAGCACCACCCAGGAGAAAGCATTGGGAAGTAATTCAGGACGAGCCTGACCTTCCGCAAAGAGTACCGCGAACCTATTTGCGCGGTCTGCTGCCTCAGGACGCGACGGCTGCACTGGTTAACTTTTTAGGGTGGTATTCATTTTTCGTAGCCCGTTTGATATCCATAGCGGCGTTTATAGATTTCTTTCCATTTTTAgccatttttcttttaatgtgTCACTATCAGGTGATGTTATTGTTTCTAATAGTACCACAGGCGAGCACGGTGAAGAGAGCTTTCTATGTGTTCCTTGCATTCGTGTACTTGTTTTGCCTTATGGAGTTTAAGATTCGTTTCCGCCACGTCCGCGTGTGGCATATGTTTTGGATCATTCTCTGCACAGTGGAGATCGTATTATTCATTTCACTGTGGGCGACTATAGATAACAATCTTCACAATTGGTGGAAAGGATTTGTAGTGACTGTGACAATTGTTAGTATGGTGTTAAGTTATTTTCTCTTTCTTGTATATTTCTTGTTACTGCAACCTAGAGAAACTGTAGTCCATTTAAACAGGGTTGTTAAAAAGTAAATCATCAATTAGACATGATTAGCTTTTCTACCTCCCACGATAAACTAAGACAATAACTAAGATAAACACATCTCTATTATTGTCTAAGTATACTTTTGGATCACCGTTGTTTCGTGTTTTAGAAAGAATGACGTTGACAGatctatttattgtttttcctaAGCGAAAACCCATAAAAGCATTGCGTAAGGTTTACATTTGCGCCTAGAACATTAGCCCCGTATGTGTTGTTGTATGCTTCTTCTATGCTGACATTCCAAAAGGTGCATGGCGTAATACACTTATAGCAATAAACATAATGCTTTGTGTTCCACTTCAAAGAAAATACTACGCTTCTCGGCTGTGATTGAAGTCTTCCTTTTCGGCAGCTGTACAATTTTTAAGCATTTCCCCTttgtcttgttatttatttgatactgGCAAGTGCCTTCGATCTTGTACGATTTGCTTTTAGATTGAAACGTTCAGTATGTCAAAAGCTTAAATTAAAAGTGTTTTCTTTATATAAAGATTAAGAAATACGAATGTTATGTTAATGGTTAGGGCAATGTTACGTGTCTGCTTCGCTGGTTCAGTGGTAGTTCCTGTtgcttcggatcacgagttcctgggttcgacttCGAGTCTGGGTCGAGCTATGTAATAGGGAGCTTTTctgtcttctaagaaatttgaATAAACATTGGGAGCCCGGAGTGTGGAAATTGGTGGTGTAAGTAACCTCCGTGCTTCGGAACCGGTAATAGGGTGGTGGACtcctaattattaaataatatttttttcaaaacactCCCTTTGATAAagtttagtgtttacgtgacgtcttgaaataattaaataaaatatggacCTTATtggtctcaaaaaaatataatatttcttttcaatctagtagaacgctaATGA
Proteins encoded:
- the LOC112058260 gene encoding uncharacterized protein LOC112058260, with translation MVCELDKEVSGEILGWKLPAWQALLLHRVMPSCGGLVVYLMVICYDLSLIYEQFRNKENTLSILCLMLMALPALLSLVFTLASPPPGLQTEESAFSVKIKKNDLLWIVRECFSALFFPISAIGRYCYLIFWWIEAVCASRAQDEPRTKDAITRARAPSSVELYLFLQAFLHCAPIAVINILDMLGRYANPDFDKLNLQAVSLIASSLRMASTATVYRRFEREKLCGRKYPWGSKAEGRVENANEDNVDQTNNNDQTKTNYEPIIKRDSFTSHKTHDNREQANSDLIQFSPRSSEVHETFYDDYIDSSSDLSLGDLPPVTRNENYDSDDEYVRPISIIDRVAPLRRATQYTIETVYVPPPPAVPAPRPGSFAVWAEKLVENAEAIPTWLSAPPRRKHWEVIQDEPDLPQRVPRTYLRGLLPQDATAALVNFLGWYSFFVARLISIAAFIDFFPFLAIFLLMCHYQVMLLFLIVPQASTVKRAFYVFLAFVYLFCLMEFKIRFRHVRVWHMFWIILCTVEIVLFISLWATIDNNLHNWWKGFVVTVTIVSMVLSYFLFLVYFLLLQPRETVVHLNRVVKK